TCCACCCTCGCGGGGAGAGAGTAAAAGAGGTTTCTATCCGCTCAGGCCGTCGGCGTCGTGCTGACGTTGAGCGATTTGCGAAGGATCTGGGTGAACGCCATCGAGCAGACGAAGTACCAGACGATCCACGCCTGCATCGGCCCGACGACCCCGCTCGTCCACTCGACTTCGCCAGCAAGCGGCATCACGACCGAGCCGAGGTCCTGGAGGTGGGTCGTCGCCCCTCGGGCCCCGATGGCCCAGTACATCCAGAGGAACACGGGGATGGTAAACAGCATGATCCAGACCATCGGGCGGAACTGCTCTTTGAGCATTCCCATCTGCTCGCCCATCGCCTCCATCTGCTCCTGCTGGATGCGCTCCATGGCCTCCTCGTCGCCGCGCTCCTTGGCACGCTCGCGTTTGTCCTGGATCGCCTTCATCTTGCCCTGATACTCGCTCATCTTCGAGGTGTTCATCAGGTTCGACTGCAGCAGCGAGGAGTACAGCCCCGTCACCAGCGCGAGGATGAGGATCACGGCATAGAAGGGCAACACCCCACTGATCGGACCGATCACGATGTTCATCGTCCCGCCGATGGCGTCGCGGGCGGGTCCCCACGCGTACCCCAGGAACGTCAGCGCGACCCCGCCGGCGGCTATCTTGTCCCATTTCGTCCAACTGGACTCGTCGTCGTCATCGGTACCGGCGCTCGTCGGACTCGCCGTCCCCGCCGCGTCGCCGTCGACGACCGACCGGACCTCTTCGGGATCGCGGACCTCGAACCCCTCGTAGCCGTCGACCAGGATCCCCTTCTCGATCAGCCGACCCCACTGTCCGCTGGAGATATCGTCGCGGACGTCTGCCCACTCGACCTCCCGATCGCCGTCGTTGGATTCCCGCAGCACGACCGTGATGGCGTGCTCCATGCCGGGGTTTTCCTCGATCAGCGTCTGTACCTTCTCCGCGGTTCGTCCCATTGCGCTCCGATAGGAAACCGGCGTTAATCAACCTGTTTACTCGACGCGCTCGTCGACCGCGCTCTTGATGTCGTTCCAGACCTCGTCGGGCGCCTGCTCGCCGTCGATCCGGACGAAGCCCCCGTGGTCCTCGTAGTGTTCGATCACCGGCTCGGTGTTTTCCTCGAAGACGCGAAGGCGCTCCTTGACGGTGTCCTCAGTGTCGTCGTCGCGCTGGATCAGCCGCTCTCGAATCTCCTCGTCGTCCGGCATGTCGTACTCGGTGTGGTAGTTATCGCCCGTCTCGGGGTCGACCCGACGGCCAGTCAGCCGGTGGACGAGTTCGTCCTCAGGGACATCGAGATACAGCACCACGTCCAGGTCGGTGATCCCTTCGAGGTACTCGACCTGGGATTCGTTTCGCGGGTAGCCGTCCAGCACGTAGCCGTTGGCCGATTCGAGCGCCTCGCGGACGATCGCGTTGACCAGTTCGTCGGGGACGAGTTCGCCAGCCTCCATGTACTCCCGAGGGGTGCCGTGTTCGGTTTCCATGTCCTTGTTCGCGCGCAGCGCGTCGCCCGTCGTGACGTGCTCGATCCCGTACTCATCGGCGAGGTTCGAACTCTGGGTTCCCTTTCCCGCACCCGGCGCACCGACGATCAGGATCTGTGGCTGTGCCATACTCCCCCCTCTTCCCTCCAGCATTAAAGAGATACAGGAACTCAGAACGGGCCACGAGACTCGTCCGAGCCCCCGGCAACACTCGCGGAGAAAACGACACGGTGAAGGCAAAGACGTGGGTGGATACATCCGAGAATGAAATCGACGGAGAACGCCGAGCCGGTATCGAGCGGCGGAATCGGCGAGCGTTGGGCGCGACTCGACCGGGGATGGCGGGCGGTCGCGCTCGGACTCGCCGTCGTTGGACTGCAGTGGCTCCGCCAGATCATCTGATGGGATTCCGGCAGCATCTTCCGGGAATCGGGACGCTTCTCGGCGTCGGTGTCGTGGCCCGGAGCATCGCGACACTGACGGGGATCAACGACCTCGTCCTCGCGATCGTCGCGGGCGTCCTGCTCGGCAATCTGGTTGGCATTCCGCCGTGGGCAGCCCGCGGCATCGAGAACCACAAGCTCTTCTTGGAGACCGGGATCGTCCTGCTCGGCGCGTCGATCGCGATCGAGGAACTGATCGGGGCCGGCCCGCTGGTCATCGCGCTGGTGATCGGAACGGTCGCGTTCGGCCTCCTGCTCGTGGAGGCGATCGCGCGCTACGGGTTCGGACTGCACGATCGGTCCGCCTCGTTGCTCGCCGCCGGCACGAGCATCTGTGGGGTTTCGGCGGTCGCAGCGGTCGGACAGGTCGTCGACGCGCGGGGCGATCAGCTCACCTACGCGGCCGCGACGATCGTGCTGTTCGATGCGATCACCCTCGTTCTCTACCCGTTTCTGGGAGATCTGTTGGGACTCAGCGGCCGGGAGTTCGGCGTCTGGGCGGGCTTGAGCATGTTCAGCACCGGCCCGGTCGCCGCGGCGGGTTTCGCCCACTCGGCGGAGGCGGGCCAGTGGGCAACGGTGACGAAGCTCGCGCGCAACACGCTGTTGGGAGCCGTCGTCGTCGCCTATTCGCTCGCCTACACGACGCGAAAGGCGAACGACCCCGGCGTGAAACGCCTCTGGCTGCAGTTCCCGAAGTTCCTCGTCGGGTTCCTGTCGGTCGCGGCCATCGCGAACGCCGGGGTGTTGACCTCCGCCTCGCTGGAGTCGATCGGGCGTGTCTCCGACTGGCTGTTCGTCCTCGCGTTCGTCGGGCTCGGACTCGAGATCCGACCGGCTCGAATGCGCGAAAGCGGCCTGACGCCGATCGCGATCGTCCTGTGTGCGTTCTGTACGATAAGCGTCGTGACGCTGTCCGTCGTCCGCCTGCTCCTGTAGTCCGTCGGCCTTTTACTCGCGCTCGCGTAGTCGGAGTATGACGCGATTCAGCGCCGATTCCGAGGAGGACCGCCGAACCCTGTTCGCGGACGCGATAGCCGCCCACCGGGCCCGCGAAAGTCCGTTCTGCACGTTCGAAGCCGGTAACGGCGATCCGGCGTGGGTGCAGGTCGGCGGCGACACGCTGAACCTCGACTGCACCGACGCGGAACTGGATCGCCTCGAATCGCTGCTGAACGAGTTTTCGGCCTTCTCGATCGAGGGACTCACCAGTCCCGAGAACGCACAAGGGACGAACGTTCGGGTTCAGGTGTTCGCCGACGACGAGCGGATCGCCGCCTTCGTCGAGCGGTGTTTCCGTGACGTCTACGGGCAGCCCGACGAGTACGTCGCCTGGGCGAGTGAGGTCTGAGAGGGGCTTACTGCTCGATCTCGACCGGATCGGCCGCGAACAGCCACGCCTCAGAGGAGCTCGCATCGCGGAGTTCGAGACCGTTGAATCGGTAGTACGCCGAAACGCGATCGACAGCGTCGTGTTGGAGGGACATATACCGAATATCACTGATAGAACACATTATTATGATGTGGCTAGACATCGGTCATCCCGTACGGCCCGACGGCCCGGAGACGACGCGACGGTCAGAGTGACGTGGGGCCGCGATCACCGTCCCCGATCAGCAGGTGTGATCGCACGTACCCTTCGAGTCCCTCGAAGACGGGGTCGACCGGCCGGCCGGTCGTTACCCGCTGAAGGATCGCCCCGTTGATGGTCGTCACCAGGAACTCGGCGGTCGATTCGGGATTCACGTCCCGAAAGACGCCCTGCTCGACGCCCGAGCGAATGATGGCGGCGTACCGATCGCGAAAGAGGCGGTCCGTTCGGTCGAACTGCTCGCGGTAGTCCGGATCATGAGCGGCCTGTGCCCGGAGTTCCACGAGAGTGCGCGCAAGCTCGATATCGTCGTCCAACGGACCCGTTCGAGCCAGTTCGAGCGCCCGCCGGAGTCGGTCGTCGGGGGCCGCGTCGCCGTCCACTACCGAGGCCGTTTCGAACTCCTCGAGCAGGTAGCCCAAAAAATCAACGAGCAGGTCGTCCTTCCCGTCGTAGTGGTGGTAGATCAGGGAGACACTCTTCTCGAACTCCTCACCGATGCGGCCGATCGTGAGATCCGCATACCCATGGGTGGATAACGCGCGATAGGTCGCCGCCATGAGTGCCTCACGGGTCCCTTCGGGGTCGTCGCGGAACCGTCTCAGGGTCATATTGATTGAATATTCATTCAACAACTATATCACCTTCCATCCGCTTTTATCCGAGGATGAATACGATCGAGGCAGCGGGCGTCGAACTGACTTACTCCGACGGAACCGAGGCGGTGAGAGGGATCGATCTGACGATCCCGGAGGGGGAGTTCTTCGGATTTCTCGGGCCGAACGGCGCGGGCAAGACGACGGCCATCAAGACGCTGACGACTCTGTTGCGGCCGACGGCGGGGTCGATAACGGTAAACGGCTACGACGTCGTCGAGGAGCCCCGGTCAGTGCGCGCCTCCATCGGCTACATGGCCCAGGAGACCAGCATCGACGAGGAACTCACCGCCCGCGAGAACATTCGCTTCGCCTGCGAAGCCTACGGCGTCCCCCGCGACGAGCGCGCCACCCGGATCGACGAACTGCTCGACCTCGTCGACCTCGCGGACGTCGCCGACAAACGCGCCGAGAGCTTCTCGGGTGGGATGCAAAAGCGCTTGGACGTCGCGATGGCGCTGGTACATCGCCCGCCGCTGGTCTTCCTCGACGAGCCGACCACCGGCCTCGACCCGAAGGCCCGCATCGACCTCTGGGAGTACTTTCGCGAGATCAACCGCCAGGGGACGACGGTCTTTCTCACCACGCAGTATCTCGAGGAGGCCGACCAGCTCTGTGACCGGCTGTCGGTGATCCAAGATGGAACAATCGTCGCGACGGACTCGCCCGACGCGCTCAAATCCCAGGTCGGCGGCGACGCCCTTGAGATCACCCTCGAAGACGCGAGCGAGACGGAACGCGAACGCGCCCGCCGGGTCGCAGCCGAGTCCGGTCTGTTCGAGGGAGGATCGGTCGAAACCACCGAGGACGGGCTCAGTATCACGTCCAACCACGCCCGCCGGTCGGGGACCGACTTGCTGGTAGCCCTTCGGGACGCCGGATTCACCGTCGTCGGCTTCGACATCCGCTCGCCGACGCTTGACGACGTGTTTCTCGCGATCACCGATCAGAGGGCGGCCGACGACACGAGCGATAGCTCCGACGAGCGATCCCCCGCCGGGACCGAAGCCGAAATCGAGGTGGGCCAGTGAGCACCGCCGAGGAGCGACCGGCCGGACGCGGAAACGGCTTTCTCGCCGACGTCTGGATCGTCCTCAAGCGCTGGTTGATCAAGACGACGCGCAACCCGTTCGTGGTGGTCTCGTCGCTGATCCAACCGATCGTCTTTCTGGTGTTGTTCACCACGGTGTTCGGCCAGGTCACCGGCGACGCGCTTGCGGGGGCGCTCGGCGGCGAGA
The sequence above is a segment of the Halalkalicoccus subterraneus genome. Coding sequences within it:
- a CDS encoding DUF106 domain-containing protein, with product MGRTAEKVQTLIEENPGMEHAITVVLRESNDGDREVEWADVRDDISSGQWGRLIEKGILVDGYEGFEVRDPEEVRSVVDGDAAGTASPTSAGTDDDDESSWTKWDKIAAGGVALTFLGYAWGPARDAIGGTMNIVIGPISGVLPFYAVILILALVTGLYSSLLQSNLMNTSKMSEYQGKMKAIQDKRERAKERGDEEAMERIQQEQMEAMGEQMGMLKEQFRPMVWIMLFTIPVFLWMYWAIGARGATTHLQDLGSVVMPLAGEVEWTSGVVGPMQAWIVWYFVCSMAFTQILRKSLNVSTTPTA
- a CDS encoding adenylate kinase, with amino-acid sequence MAQPQILIVGAPGAGKGTQSSNLADEYGIEHVTTGDALRANKDMETEHGTPREYMEAGELVPDELVNAIVREALESANGYVLDGYPRNESQVEYLEGITDLDVVLYLDVPEDELVHRLTGRRVDPETGDNYHTEYDMPDDEEIRERLIQRDDDTEDTVKERLRVFEENTEPVIEHYEDHGGFVRIDGEQAPDEVWNDIKSAVDERVE
- a CDS encoding YeiH family protein, producing the protein MGFRQHLPGIGTLLGVGVVARSIATLTGINDLVLAIVAGVLLGNLVGIPPWAARGIENHKLFLETGIVLLGASIAIEELIGAGPLVIALVIGTVAFGLLLVEAIARYGFGLHDRSASLLAAGTSICGVSAVAAVGQVVDARGDQLTYAAATIVLFDAITLVLYPFLGDLLGLSGREFGVWAGLSMFSTGPVAAAGFAHSAEAGQWATVTKLARNTLLGAVVVAYSLAYTTRKANDPGVKRLWLQFPKFLVGFLSVAAIANAGVLTSASLESIGRVSDWLFVLAFVGLGLEIRPARMRESGLTPIAIVLCAFCTISVVTLSVVRLLL
- a CDS encoding TetR/AcrR family transcriptional regulator yields the protein MTLRRFRDDPEGTREALMAATYRALSTHGYADLTIGRIGEEFEKSVSLIYHHYDGKDDLLVDFLGYLLEEFETASVVDGDAAPDDRLRRALELARTGPLDDDIELARTLVELRAQAAHDPDYREQFDRTDRLFRDRYAAIIRSGVEQGVFRDVNPESTAEFLVTTINGAILQRVTTGRPVDPVFEGLEGYVRSHLLIGDGDRGPTSL
- a CDS encoding ABC transporter ATP-binding protein is translated as MNTIEAAGVELTYSDGTEAVRGIDLTIPEGEFFGFLGPNGAGKTTAIKTLTTLLRPTAGSITVNGYDVVEEPRSVRASIGYMAQETSIDEELTARENIRFACEAYGVPRDERATRIDELLDLVDLADVADKRAESFSGGMQKRLDVAMALVHRPPLVFLDEPTTGLDPKARIDLWEYFREINRQGTTVFLTTQYLEEADQLCDRLSVIQDGTIVATDSPDALKSQVGGDALEITLEDASETERERARRVAAESGLFEGGSVETTEDGLSITSNHARRSGTDLLVALRDAGFTVVGFDIRSPTLDDVFLAITDQRAADDTSDSSDERSPAGTEAEIEVGQ